cgcaatctttttaagattaattgtgcagctctaatccctaatcataactcctgtacagcagtcccacaaatttctgacactcgatgacactgaaataccctgtcagaaaagtcaagtggctgtcaatgagctttttacagtgtctgctataatgttaatgctgttgttgtgtgtttacattgatgagtatggccactgtgttaaatgcacagtactgttacgatcctattgccacattagatcattatgataacatatacCTTCAgtcatttcctgaagataaatacccaaaaataacacaactggaataagtacagcagtcgcgatcgtctgatctcatatgaagcaagaaatcgcgaggacatatgatgacgtgtgcaggtactgtagtgctgtcccaattcttaggggtaaaatttgaagcccttcaacttaaccctcagttgtaagcgccaaggggaaggggtacaaaaatagaattgagatTAGGCCTTAatattcaatccacataaatttattaaaagtgttaagttaacttaatttgtgttgtgacaacatgaaagaattgtgcgGAACCCTGCACAAATATGGTTGTCGGTTCATAATAAGTTGAAGCACATTGTCAggttttgctgtatttggcttaagCGTTCTTGGGTGGCTCGCAAATGTATAGATaactctaatacataaaataagtaagctgaccaaagttcttacgggcagaagactttattgaagacaattaattgtgcagttcatcagcagtgatgttaacttctctgtcttcaagtaacttaaacCAAAATACAGTCTGTGAGACACTAATATATAACAAAGGATGAAACCCCCCTGGAGATTACCCAACTGCTTTGGTTGGGTCACATCTCCTGAGTTCCTCTAGGTCATTTGGTTCACATCTTATCAGAAGTAGATACTTGTTGCATATGAAACAAGCCAATACAATCTATCAacatatagagttattttgcCTTCTTGCAGCCCGATAGCAACTCTCACAACCCGGTACTGGGctgtgacccctgatctacacgACAAAACAGCTGGCAAAATCTTCACCCCTCTTTAGTTGAGTTTAAATTTTCAGGTGTACAAAGGGTTTCATTATCAGTAACTTGATatgcattcaagagttcacacttgtttggcatgctatcctGAGAGAGACCTAAACTcacaagatcctcgagccctaTGCTCCCTCCCGTAAGCAGGACGAGAGGGGAgtgtgagctcaggtagatctcgatgaactccccaGACTTCTTTCTATTCTAATGACAGATATAGGGTCGGCTAAAGGGAGATATAAGGTTTACTAAGAGCtcgactatggtgccaatttaatgttcagtttacttagattgtgtgtttttggactgtgggagaaaaccaggggaaatccacgcgagcacagggagaatgaCCAAACTCTGCACAAAAAGTCAACTGGTTAGCAGGGACTTTAACCTGAgacattcttactgtgaggcaacagtgctaaccactggctaATCATTGGCTGCCGTGTTGCCCAATCTAGAAAGGAGGGGGAGTAAGGGTGGGAGAGGGATTCTGCAAGACAAGGATAACAGAgttaagctacggtcacactgggcttttcctcccttagacttccattcatacgcacgcgaatgcgtcagactagAAACAGGGTCAtgtgtcaagtttcgcaggttgctgaggtgcaaagtttaagctttgTGAACTcttacctgcgaaatcgcatcacttgactgcgtgagaccaatcgaggatcaaaacatgacctttctggacagaaatttaaaccatggagcaattgctcacttttttaatttctaaaaatcttgtttgatcccgccccttttaacagcaccgtacgacagaatttcacaatcTCAacgtctagtgtgaccgcagctttgtgTTCTGATTATCTATAGAGAgtcaggaatcatctgattggtgaatcatgttttagctaatgcaggaccagctgtggataatcataagcatgtgatcctctcgaaagtagtttataaataaacttcacttgaatgaacagccaaactacgtaaaaaagctgccgttttgaatatacccgtgtttgtgtggacaaggcctcAATGTTGAGGATTCTGCTCTCCATTGTGAATCTTCATGTGAGTGTTGAGGCTTCTTTTActtttaaagccctttccacactcactgcatctaaaacGATCCTCTCTTGAGTGAATCTTCATGTGTTTCTTAATGTAGTCTTtgcgtgtgagactctttccacactgatcacatgtgaacactatggttccagtgtgaccattcatgtggttcttgaggctagttttggttgtgaagctctttccacactgagcacatgtaaacggcttctctccggtgtgagttctaatgtggtgtttgagtgagcTTATATGTggaaaacttttaccacactctgtgcatgtgtaaggtttctctccagtgtgaatcctcatgtggatgtaaaggtcttgtttttgaccaaaactctttccacactgttcgcaggtgtgaggtttctccctagtgtgaactctcatgtgagcaATCAGGGTCAGCTTTagactgaaactctttctacaaAGTATACAGCTAaaaggcctctctccagtgtgagttctcatgtgtgCTGCAAGGCTTCTTGCATTATAgtagctttttccacactgttggcatgtgcaCGGCCTctttccagtgtgaattctcatgtgagtattaaagctttgtttttgaccaaaactctttccacactgttcgcaggtgtaaggtttctcccctgtgtgaactctcatgtgaacatcaaggtttggctTATGacagaaactctttccacactgcttacagctgaaaggcttctccccagtgtgaattctcatgtgtgctGCAAAGTTTCCAACATGAtaaaagctttttccacactcttggcatgtgaacttcctctctccagtgtgaattctcatgtgggcttTAAAGCCTTGTAtttgaccaaaactctttccacactgttcgcaggtgtaaggttgctccctagtgtgaactctcatgtgaacatcaagctttgacttctgactgaaactctttctacactgtttacagctgaaattacacccagatttggatttccgaggtcttccgtgtgatgaagtctttttagtcagtgtgggtttttcatcagtcatTATTTCTTGGGGTTTCATAAACTGCTGTTTCTCATCTATTTCATTCTGTCcatgagtctcttctttcagcaccatcagatctaaaaaaa
The Danio rerio strain Tuebingen ecotype United States chromosome 4, GRCz12tu, whole genome shotgun sequence genome window above contains:
- the LOC108183928 gene encoding uncharacterized protein, which gives rise to MAFIKEESEDVKIEETFTVKQEDPQEKTDLMVLKEETHGQNEIDEKQQFMKPQEIMTDEKPTLTKKTSSHGRPRKSKSGCNFSCKQCRKSFSQKSKLDVHMRVHTREQPYTCEQCGKSFGQIQGFKAHMRIHTGERKFTCQECGKSFYHVGNFAAHMRIHTGEKPFSCKQCGKSFCHKPNLDVHMRVHTGEKPYTCEQCGKSFGQKQSFNTHMRIHTGKRPCTCQQCGKSYYNARSLAAHMRTHTGERPFSCILCRKSFSLKLTLIAHMRVHTREKPHTCEQCGKSFGQKQDLYIHMRIHTGEKPYTCTECGKSFPHISSLKHHIRTHTGEKPFTCAQCGKSFTTKTSLKNHMNGHTGTIVFTCDQCGKSLTRKDYIKKHMKIHSREDRFRCSECGKGFKSKRSLNTHMKIHNGEQNPQH